In one Camelus dromedarius isolate mCamDro1 chromosome 31, mCamDro1.pat, whole genome shotgun sequence genomic region, the following are encoded:
- the SELENOM gene encoding selenoprotein M, producing MHLPLPPPLLLLLLAALAAAATTFRPDWNRLQGLARARVETCGGUQLNRLKEVKAFVTQDIPLYHNLVMKHLPGADPELVLLGQRFEELERIPLSDMTREEINALVQELGFYRKAAPDEPVPPEYLRAPARPAEGAPDRGDL from the exons ATGCACCTACCGCTGCCTCCGCCGCTTTTGCTGCTGCTTCTCGCGGCACTCGCGGCCGCCGCCACCACTTTCCGGCCCGACTGGAACCGTCTACAAGGCCTGGCCCGAGCCCGGGTAGAG ACCTGTGGGGGATGACAGCTGAATCGTTTGAAAGAG GTGAAGGCCTTCGTCACCCAGGACATCCCACTCTA CCACAACCTGGTAATGAAACACCTGCCGGGGGCCGACCCAGAGCTCGTGCTGCTGGGCCAACGCTTCGAGGAACTGGAG CGAATTCCACTCAGCGACATGACCCGCGAGGAGATCAACGCGCTGGTGCAGGAGCTCGGCTTCTACCGCAAGGCGGCGCCCGACGAGCCTGTGCCCCCGGAATACCTGCGGGCGCCCGCTAGGCCCGCGGAAGGCGCTCCTGACCGCGGTGACCTGTAG